TTTAATCAAGAGTTTCCCACTGTATTTTCGGAAATTCCAGCCTAAAAAGTCAAAACCATCGTCTATATGAGTTATCAAAGTTTTCTCCTCTGACAGTTCCAGACCTCTTTCCTTAATGAACGATTTAATCAATTCTGCAATTTCTTTAGCAGTTTCCTCTGAATCAGCAGTCACGATAAAATCGTCGGCATACCGTACGAAATTTACTTTGTGAGGATTGTGCCTACTTTTATCTACTTTCCCGCTTTTATTGGTATAGTACTTAGTTGCAATTGTAGTTTCAATTCCGTCTAAGGTCATGTTCGCCAATATTGGAGATATAATACCTCCTTGTGGAGTTCCCGCCTTGGTAGGATTCAGATGTCGGTTATATATAAACCCTGATTTAAGAAATTGTTTGAGAATTGACTTATCCATCGGGATATTGTCCAGTAACCATTCATGGTTGATGTTGTCAAAACAGCCTTTAATATCTCCTTCCAGCACCCATTGAGCAGAATATCTTGTGCTCAAACAGGTAAAAGCTTGCGAACATGCATCGTGTGTGCTTCTATTTTTCCTGAAGCCAAACGAGGCTCTGTCAGCAGTTGCTTCTGCAACTGGATTTAAGGCAAAGGCATGTAATGCCTGCATTGCCCTGTCGCGCATAGTCGGGATACTTAGTGGTCGTTTTTCCTTCTTACCATATTTCTCAATATAGACTCTTCGTAATGGTTTCGCTTCATACTTCTTAGAAGATAGTTCAAGAGCAGCTTTCATTTTGGCTTTTGGCGTTATCCACTTTTCGCCATCAACTCCAGCTGTCCTGTGTCCTTTATTTTGAGTTATTTTCCTTATTGCCAACAGTTTCGCATAAAACGAATTGGTTAGCAGATACTGTAGTCTTTTTACTAAATGCCATTGTTCTTGATTCACTGCTTTTGTAATTCTGGTTTGCAGCTTATTAACACTATTAGTGACCATTTTCCAATCGATATTTCTCCATTGGAATTTGTGTCGAGTGTCTGTAAGTCTCTCACCTTTCGGTGTAATTGAATTACTTACATTCATAAGTTTGCTTCCTTTCATACAATGAAACACCTTGCAGTAAGTCAGCACCCTTTCGGGTTAAGGCAAATTTAGAACCTCTATACATCTCATTACAAGTTGTCATTCGCTTTTTACTGTCTCCTTTACCCTCAGTGCCGTCGTTGCTCCTTACAGAGTTCCTACCCGATTCAGGGAGCACATAGGGCTTACCAAGTTCTACATCACAAATAATTGTGAAAGCCTTAGAAGCCATCTATAAACCGGAAACCATTTGTCCATTCCCTGTAATGTGACGCAAGTCATTACAGTCTGGTTACATACCTTTTGGTTTAAGCGTGTCAGTCCGATTTCGCTTATTCGCAATCACGATTCTTACGATGGTTCGCATTACACTCTTCATAGCTTTCTTATCCTGGCAGTTAGGCCTGAATTGGACTTTCTGACCTTTCCACGTTGTCCTGTGGGCTTAACACCCCAACGTTACCATTGACGCATTCCACAGTAGGATTACTCCGAATGGAGGGAGTAGCCGTTAGGCAATTTGTGTTGTAACTTCTTGTCGCACTGCGTACTTTGCGGTGAATTGAATGAACGAAAAAAAACTTTAAATGGCAAGGACTTTCCATTTACCTTTTCAACGGAACTAACCTGGACGACCCTGAATCCGATAATCTGCCTGATATTGAACCCAGCAGCACGTCCATATTCAGCAGCAACAATTTTACCTACAACGACCATGTGACGGTCATTGCCACATTCCCTGACGGCAGCCAGCAGGTCATCATGGAGGTCCGCGTGTGACACTTCTATGCATGCTCTGGATTATGTAACCTGGCGTGTGCAATCTTTTTCTTCTAACCTGACAACTTTTGCAGGTTTCTATCGAACCGGCACAAACACCACCTCCGCCCCCCTCGCCTATCCCCTATCCCATGCCCGGACACATGAGCACAGGAGCATCGGGACCGGGCAGCCGGACAGGGGGTGCTGGGCGGGTGCGGCAGGGGGTGCAGGATGGGGACTGCTTGATAGCGTTATCATGAACTGCTCGATATTGAGGATGAGATATTTATATGGAACAAACATTATTATCAAATAGGTGGAATTGAATGATCTCCAGAAGCAGGTATGAGAAGTTCTTATTAAAAGATGTCAGGGAACTTTCAGACAACGACTTTAGAAAAGTTGTCAAGACGATACATTTTTTCAAAAAAGAGATCTTCAAACAAAAACATGGAAATGTATATGATGTCCTAAGATTTGCTGGTATCTGGAAACAAATGGGGCCTGAAAAAGTCGGGATTTTTTCGGATATTTTAAAGGAACGTGACAAATTCAGCGAAGGAAGGACTTTCTCCTGAAACCTTTATTTACATAACAGGTCTTACGGTGTATGAATTATTCAAAGGCGTTTCTTTTATTAAAGAGAAACAGATTCAACAAGAAGTAGAAGATTTTGTAGAATGTGTGGATATTCTTCAGCTTGATACTGATATAGAGAAAAAAGCTGGCGAAATTTATGCAGACCTCAGAAAAAAAGGTTTACAAATAAGTGATGCCGATATTCTCATTGCAGCTACCGTTTTAGAAAATGATAGTATATTGGTTACCAATAATCATAAGCATTTTAAAAGAATCAGTAACCTCAAAATTGAAAATTGGATTCAATAATAACATTTTTCCATTTAAACCGCAAAACCGTATCAGGTCAAACAGATTCGAAAATTGTTTCTTGAATATAAATTCCATTTAGATGAGGAAGACTATGAAAGATGAGATAAAATATGAACTGGTAATTTACTGGAGTGAAGAAGACGATGCATATATTGCAGAAGTACCGGAACTTCCGGGATGCATGGCAGACGGCAGGACTTATGAAGATGCAATGAAAAATACTCTAATCGTGATCAGGGAATGGATGGAAACCGCACGTGAGCTTGGAAGAGAGATACCGATACCAAAAGGCAGATTAATTTATGCATAAAAGCTGAAAGACAACATTTGGGGATTGAATCCGTCTTAAAAATATAAAAAAAGCATTATTCTAAAAAGCACACCTAAATTATCGTAATCGATATATACTAATAAATGGTTTTGCAGACCATGTAGTGCACAAATCCATTTTTCCTCTTCTCTGCGTCCCTTTGCGAACTCTGCGGTCCGTATTAAATTACCCTCCTGCTACCGGATACATTCACTCACTCCGCCCCCCTCGCCTATCCCCTATCCCACGCCCGGACGCATGAGCACAGGAGCATCGGGGCCGGGCAGCCGGACAGGAGTGCGGGGCGGGTGCGGCAGAGGGGGCAGGATGGGGATGTGCCGGATGTTATGTGGGGAGTGCCGCCATGACAAACAAAATATATTAATTGTTTAATTATATGCGCCCCAAACCGAAGTCAGGAATACAGCCTGAGATGCATCCACCCTGCTCCCGACTCGCCACATCACCCTTGCTCCTTGATTCATGGACAATCCATCCCACCAATACCCCATTTTAAAACAGTGGATTTTGTCACTATGATACCAGAGAGACCGTTCCAATTCGTGTTGGTGAATAGAATAAAACCGCGGATGAATGCAGATTTTCAGGCAGCGTATCCGCGTTCATTTGCGTTCATCCGCGGTTGATTTGAAAGCACCGAGATGCAATGTAACAGCCTCATACCAGAATAACCTTTATATTGTTTTAAATGAAACGGTCTGGTATATGCAAACACGGGCAGAAATCATAATTCACGGCAGGATTCAAAAAGCCGGCTACAGGGATTTTATTGATGAGGCAGCTTTTAACCTGGATCTTACTGGCCAGGTCAAAAATCTTGATGACGGTACAGTGCAGGTCATTTGTGAAGGTGAAAAGGATACCATACAAAAATTGCTGGGAATGGTCAATATAAGCCAGTACCCTATCAGGGTAGAAAAAATTGATGTACGATACAGTGAACCAGCAGGTGACTTCAAAATCTTTGAAATCATCAGGGACGAGGACCTCACCACAGCAACATATGAAAGAATGGACACGGCTGTCAGGTATATGAGGGAAATGAACACTAACCTTGGCCAGAAAATCGATGGGGTAAGTGATAAAATCGATGACATGGATAAAAATATCAGTGCTAAAATCGATGACATGGATAAAAATATCAGTGCTAAAATCGATGACATGGATAAAAATATCAGTGCTAAAATCGATGACATGGATAAAAATATCGGTGATAAGATAGAGGGAGTTGGGGGCAAAATTGACAAACTTGATACAAATCTTGGTAATAAGATTGACAGTCTGGGCGGAAAAATTGATTTGAACAGAGAAGAAATAACACACGAAATTCGCATAATGAGGGGCGAATTAACATCTTATTTTGATGAACGTATTTCAAAAATAGAACACGAGTTAGCTGAAATAAAGGTGAAAGTTTCAGTACTGGAATAACTGCTTCATTAATGTTTTTGATACAGTCCCAATTTTCTCAACTCTCAAATGGCCAATAGACCCACGCTACCTATCGCTTATCTCCTACCCTAAACCAGGACATGAGCACAGACATGCGTGTATAAGTATCCGGGACCGGGCAGCCGGATAATTGCGTGCGAGGGGTGGAATGTGCCGTATATTATGCCGGTGGTGTGGTGCCATGACTGTTTGGATATATTACTCATGTGGTCCGGCAGCTCCAAAGCATTTGAAGTAAAAGAAAAGATGACAAAATAAATCGAATAATACGTGTAAGTAAACCTCAACACCAAAATATTTAGCATCCCTTGTCAACGGCGGTTAAGAATTCCCCATTTTCGGCGGTTTAAAAATCCCCACCCACCAATCATATCACCCGAAGGAAAGCATGTGGAATAATTGCCTTTTTGAATTATTTATCCCGATTAATTGCTCTGTTTATTCCCCCAATCCTCACATTTATTTATCCGCAAATCCATCAGGTATCCATGACAGACATCGTTATCATCGACTACGGCCTGGGCAACCTGCGAAGCGTCACGCGCGGATTGGAACATGCAGGGGCCGAAGTCACCATATCCTCAGACCCGGCAGCCATGCACAGGGCCGACGCCGTGGTACTGCCTGGAGTCGGTGCATTCCAGGATGCCATGCTCAACCTGGCGCCCTTAACGTCCGATGTGCTTGATGTGGCAGCAACCGGGAAACCCATGCTCGGGATATGCCTCGGGATGCAGATGCTGCTCACCCGGTCAGAGGAGGGCGGCATGACCGATGGCCTGGGAATGGTGCCAGGAAACGTTGTCCGGTTCCCGTCATCGGTCGGAAAAGTACCCCACATGGGCTGGAACTCGCTGAATATCAAAAGCGACCACCCGTTGTTCAGGAACATACCCCGGGATACCTATGTCTATTTCGTGCATTCCTACTTTGCAGACTGTGCCCCCGAATATGTACTGGCGTCGTGCGGGTACGGTATAGAGTTCGCAGCCGCAGTTGTCAATAAAGCGGGCAACGTTATGGGCACCCAGTTCCATCCCGAGAAGAGCGGAGAGCAAGGCCTAAAAATGCTCGAGAATTTCGTGGGGATGTGCTGATACATGGATGACGATATCGACCGGTGGTTCCCGTATCCCGAATACCGGCCTAACCAGCGCGAAATGCTGGATAAGGCTGCCGAAATAGCCCGCACGGGCGGTCATGGCGTTTTAATGGTGGATGCACCCACCGGCAGCGGCAAGACCAGCATCCTGTCGGCACTTCTGGCATCACGGGGAGATAATCGCATCGTTGTGGCAGTGCGCACCATAAGCCAGGTATCCATTTACCTGGACGAGATACAGAAGATACGCAAGCACACGAACAAGCGGCCGAAGGTCGCCTACCTTGTGGGCAAGGACAAGACCTGCCTGCTCCGGGACGAACTGGACAGCGTGTACCGGGGATGCGATATCCTGAAGATTATGACCCGGCAACTCCTGGAATCCAGGATGCGCGAGTACATGCAGGCAACAGGTAAGGGGAACGATGCGGTCTATGACCCGTCAAAAGATGATGCACTGCTTGATTCAATAATGGACGAGAGAGGAGGTGAGCGTTCCTGCTGTCCGCATTATTTGCAGGCCAAGGAAGCGTATTTCTTTGACGGGGAGATCAAATTCCGCAGTTCCAAAAAGGCATTGCAAACGGTCCGTGACATCAAAGATACCATAATCTACCCTGAAGAACTGGCAGAGCATTGCGGTAACCTGTGTCCCTATGAAGTGATGGGGGTTTCGGCAGAGGATGCAGACGTGGTCACCCTGAACTATAATCACGTGTTTGATGATGAATACAGGGATGCTATGTACAGCTGGCTGGGGCTGGAACCGGAGAAGACTATCCTGCTCATTGATGAAGCGCATAACCTGGGCGATGCGGTACGGGCGATGATAAGCGATAAACTCACTGAATTCTCTATCAAGAAAGCTATCAAAGAGGTTGAGACATCACGTCGCCTTGCAAAGATAAGTGGTTTGAACCAGAGCCTCGCAGTGGCAGACCAGATATTGCCACGCATACTCACGTTCATGGAAAAAATGGCTCAAAAAGGACAGTCTTCGGAAGAGTGGTTCGACCCGCACATGTTCGCTGATTTTGTGTTCGGTGAAAGCCTGGTGCGGGAGGATGACCGGATGGCTGGTGAGTTGATGAACCTGGCCGATGTTATTGAGAGGCAAAAAGCGAAAGAATCCGAATCCCCTGAGATACATCTTCAAAAAGTGGGTGAATTCCTGTTCATGCTGAACTTTGCAAAGAATGACGAGGCATACATACCCCTGAAATATACTGACGAGCGCACGGTGGGTGAGAATACCTACCATTCCACGACGCTGGAAATTCGCAACATCGACCCCAGCATGCATATCTCAAGCGTGATGGACAATCACCATGCTTCGATCATGATATCAGGGACCCTGTCACCTCCTGAGGCTTACGAATTGTACTATTTTGGCAAGAACGGCCGTGCCACCATCCTGACCCTGCCCAACCAGTTCCCGCCTGAGAACAGGCTGATACTGGTAGCAAGCAAGGCTACCACCCAGAGTTCCCAGAGAACCGATGTTGACAACGTGGCAGAGATACAGCAGCATCTTGATTCCTTTATCAGGGGAGTGCCCGGCAATGTGGTGGTGTATTTTACCTCCTATGGTATGCTGGACAATTACCTGGACTTTTGCACCGGCT
Above is a window of ANME-2 cluster archaeon DNA encoding:
- the hisH gene encoding imidazole glycerol phosphate synthase subunit HisH, which produces MTDIVIIDYGLGNLRSVTRGLEHAGAEVTISSDPAAMHRADAVVLPGVGAFQDAMLNLAPLTSDVLDVAATGKPMLGICLGMQMLLTRSEEGGMTDGLGMVPGNVVRFPSSVGKVPHMGWNSLNIKSDHPLFRNIPRDTYVYFVHSYFADCAPEYVLASCGYGIEFAAAVVNKAGNVMGTQFHPEKSGEQGLKMLENFVGMC
- a CDS encoding type II toxin-antitoxin system HicB family antitoxin; amino-acid sequence: MKDEIKYELVIYWSEEDDAYIAEVPELPGCMADGRTYEDAMKNTLIVIREWMETARELGREIPIPKGRLIYA
- a CDS encoding ATP-dependent DNA helicase, with the translated sequence MDDDIDRWFPYPEYRPNQREMLDKAAEIARTGGHGVLMVDAPTGSGKTSILSALLASRGDNRIVVAVRTISQVSIYLDEIQKIRKHTNKRPKVAYLVGKDKTCLLRDELDSVYRGCDILKIMTRQLLESRMREYMQATGKGNDAVYDPSKDDALLDSIMDERGGERSCCPHYLQAKEAYFFDGEIKFRSSKKALQTVRDIKDTIIYPEELAEHCGNLCPYEVMGVSAEDADVVTLNYNHVFDDEYRDAMYSWLGLEPEKTILLIDEAHNLGDAVRAMISDKLTEFSIKKAIKEVETSRRLAKISGLNQSLAVADQILPRILTFMEKMAQKGQSSEEWFDPHMFADFVFGESLVREDDRMAGELMNLADVIERQKAKESESPEIHLQKVGEFLFMLNFAKNDEAYIPLKYTDERTVGENTYHSTTLEIRNIDPSMHISSVMDNHHASIMISGTLSPPEAYELYYFGKNGRATILTLPNQFPPENRLILVASKATTQSSQRTDVDNVAEIQQHLDSFIRGVPGNVVVYFTSYGMLDNYLDFCTGSATSAGKRIYQEPRESRDVPAILSQFFQAGLKKATKPGVLLAVAGGKMSEGIDYRGESLKGSTVVGLPLTAYTEVQKSVNDYYKNKYGTRNGLFIAYTLPAMNKALQALGRVHRAAEEEGVLVLCDSRFANRGGIGVREYLPEWMDKEMKVCNGGETGQLIADWMKKHKPALAPATISAHTPTPVSTQSRTESGMTIKKARHVQQLEQLSQKRPASGAAQKHGFQTGAQVAGKSKVLSILNKMARSHDTFYLGAVNNHLKKGERVDTGDLKEMFTPEDFAALGLEARFIASVGDVELRRTNSR
- a CDS encoding PIN domain-containing protein, with the translated sequence MTNSAKEGLSPETFIYITGLTVYELFKGVSFIKEKQIQQEVEDFVECVDILQLDTDIEKKAGEIYADLRKKGLQISDADILIAATVLENDSILVTNNHKHFKRISNLKIENWIQ
- a CDS encoding acylphosphatase, which produces MQTRAEIIIHGRIQKAGYRDFIDEAAFNLDLTGQVKNLDDGTVQVICEGEKDTIQKLLGMVNISQYPIRVEKIDVRYSEPAGDFKIFEIIRDEDLTTATYERMDTAVRYMREMNTNLGQKIDGVSDKIDDMDKNISAKIDDMDKNISAKIDDMDKNISAKIDDMDKNIGDKIEGVGGKIDKLDTNLGNKIDSLGGKIDLNREEITHEIRIMRGELTSYFDERISKIEHELAEIKVKVSVLE
- the ltrA gene encoding group II intron reverse transcriptase/maturase; translated protein: MNVSNSITPKGERLTDTRHKFQWRNIDWKMVTNSVNKLQTRITKAVNQEQWHLVKRLQYLLTNSFYAKLLAIRKITQNKGHRTAGVDGEKWITPKAKMKAALELSSKKYEAKPLRRVYIEKYGKKEKRPLSIPTMRDRAMQALHAFALNPVAEATADRASFGFRKNRSTHDACSQAFTCLSTRYSAQWVLEGDIKGCFDNINHEWLLDNIPMDKSILKQFLKSGFIYNRHLNPTKAGTPQGGIISPILANMTLDGIETTIATKYYTNKSGKVDKSRHNPHKVNFVRYADDFIVTADSEETAKEIAELIKSFIKERGLELSEEKTLITHIDDGFDFLGWNFRKYSGKLLIKPSKKSIDKITEKISDVIKEGKAWNQEKLIGVLNPIITGWSNYHQSVVSKEIFGKLDYRVWNMLWKWAKRRHPSKSYWWIADKYWHRAGTRKWVFSTGRNELKRFSDTKIVRHPCIKLDKNPYLDMEYFDVRRNNLSLRRIANKSLSGMIRT